In Thermanaerovibrio velox DSM 12556, the genomic stretch TCGTCGGTCTCCTCCAGGTCGGCAAAGCGGAAGTAGGCCTCGTACTCCCCGCCCCCCTCACCCCAGATGAGCAGGGGTATCTTGAACTTAACCGCTATCTGCATGGGGTAGGCGAAAACCCCAGCATGGCAGTGCCAGCAGAAGTCCCCCTTCCTTATCAGGGCCTCCAGCATGAGACGGCGCACCACCTGCCAGTTGGGGGTGAAGGTGATCACGTCAACCCCCAGCCGGCGAAACGTCCTCTTCCGGTTCTCCACCATGTTGGGCCGGTAGAACCAGTGGTCAAAAGAGACCACCAGGGGTTTGAGGCCATACTCCCTTACTATGGCCCAAAGGGTGAAGGTGGAGTCCTTACCCCCGCTGAACGGCACTATGCAGTCGTAGTCCGCCCCCCGGGCCTTGGCCTCCTCAAAGATCCTACGCAACTCTCGATCCCTGGCCTCCCAATCTATCTCCTTCTGCTTCACATCCCAGTTCCTGCAGATGTTGCAAACCCCGTCACGATCAAAGTAGACGGTCTCCCAGGTGATTGGAAGCACACACCTGCTGCAGCGCTGAAGCTCCTCCAAAACCGGATCCCTCCTATCCCCACTTCCGAGGATCTATCACGTGATCTTCAAAACATATGAGATCTTTAAGGTCCTCCGCACAAACCCTGCCGCAAGCTGAGCGGGCGGCTGATACCACCTCCAGAAGCTGCTTCGGGGAATCCACCCCCACTATCACCCGGTCAACCTCTGGGATCGACAGGCAGAACCCCAATGCCAGCTCCATGGGAGACATATTAAGCTCCAATGCCCTCTCGGCCAAACGGGTGAGGAACGGGGCAGCTCCTTTAACCTTTTCGGATCCCTCCTGGGGATCCATTAAGAGCAGCCCCTGAAGAAAACAAGATCGGACGTGGATCTCCGTCCCTATGTCCTTAAGCCTTTTTATCCCACCAGAGATGAGGAACCGCTGGTCCAATGGGTTAAGGGGGAACTGGATGACCTGGGGGGACATGATGCGGGATGCATCCAAGGCCTCCTCAGGGGAATAGCACGAAAAACCAACCTTTAAGGCAACCCCTGAGTCCCTCTGGGCCGCAAGGAATGCCGCCATGGATCCGCCCTGGGGGCCCAAAAGGGCCTCCCCGTGATGGAGCATGAGGCCATACACTCCGCTGGTCTTAAGGTCCTCTACCGAGGCCCTTAAGGCCTTCTCCATCTCCCGGGGGCTTAGTGCAGGCAACTTGGTCACCACCTTCATGGATGTACCTAGGCGGGCAAGGGCCTCTCCGATGAACCGGTGGGAGGTACCATAAAGGTAGGCGGTATCCACCATGTCTATACCGGCACAAAGGGCGGTTTCCAAAACACCGAGGGCCCTATCATAGCTGGGCTCCCGGGCTCCGCAAATCCCATAGGCCAACCCCAGCTGTGCCCCCCCAAGGGCAAGCCGTGTCACCGGGTCGGGCTTCATAAGCAAGCACCTCGCAATCCGAAATCCCTTGATTATAATAAAACCCGCAATCCGAAAAATGAAGAACTGCCCCAGGTCCTGTCTCCCGGGGCAGTTCAAGGGCTAAAACTTGTCATCGAAGAGCATCCCCAGCAGCTTGTTGATGTTCTCGATGAGCTTAACCACCTCGTCGGGGGGGATCTTCCTTATGACCTTGTCCTCCCCCCGGTCTATCACTTCAACCTGGTATATGTCCGCCTCCTTGCGGTAGAGGAACTTAAGGTCCCTCCCGAAGATCCGGCTGGTCTCCTCGGCCTTCCTCAAGGCCTCGGAGAGCACATCCTCCGAAAGAACCCCCTTGAGATCGGTCCCCTTGGACCCTTGGGGCTCCCGGTTGCCAAGGTCCATGGGGAAAGCCCCATGCCGCATTTCAATCCCGTTGGAGAACCCCACACCCAGCCGCAGGGATTCGACAGCATCCCTCATGGCTGCATCACCACCCTACTGCGATGCCTGTATGCCCTAAAAAGGAGAGGGGCTCATAGCCCCTCTCCATCAAGCGGCCTCCGGCGTTACCGGAGGAGCTGCAGCACGTTCTGGGGAAGCTGGTTGGCCTGGGCAAGCATGGAGTTGCCAGCCTGCATGAGGATGTTGAGCCTGGTGAAGTTCATCATCTCCTTGGCCATGTCCAGATCCCTTATGCGGCTCTCCGCAGCGGTGAGGTTCTGGCCCGCCACGGTGAGGTTGTTGATGGTGTGCTCCAAGCGGTTCTGGTAGGCACCTATGGCGGCCCGCTGCTTGGACACCCGGTCGATGGCGTTGTCGATCACGGTTATGGACCGGGCGGCGGAGTCGCGGTCGGTGACCAGTATGTTGTGAACCCCAAGGGCCCTGGCGCTCATGTCGCCGATGTTGACCCCCATGTCCTCCTTCTCGTTGGCGCCGATCTGGAAGACCGTGGTGTTGTCCGCAAGGTGCAGCTTGGTCTCGTAGATCTTGCCCGTGTCCTGAGAGAGGACGAACTCGTTGTTGAGGAAGCTCACCTTTACGTTGGCCATGGCGTCGAACTCAACGTCCACGTTGGGGTGCACCACGCCGTAGAGCACGTTGCCCGTCACCTTGGCGTTGCTCACCACCGTAGCGCCACTGTGGGCGTCCTGCACGGAGACCCGGAACTGGTTCTCGGTGGACTTCTTGATCACGTTGAGGCTCAGGGCCTTGATGAGGTCCTCGTCGCCGGAGAAGTTGAGCTCTCCAGCCTTGCCGGCTATGGCGGACCTTATGACGAAGGTGCCCTGCACCGACTGGGAGGTTCCGGAAATTACGTCGTTCTTACCAACGAAGGTTACGAACTTGTCGGTGTCAGAGGTAAGGTACTTGGCCTGACCAAGGTCGAAGGCGATGGCGTTGTTGAGCTTGGTCTGCACGTCCCGCAGGGTGTCGGTGGAGTAGAGGGTGATGGAGGCCTTGGTGCCGTCGCCCTGGACTATGGTGATGTCCTTGGGATCGTCCAGGAGGAACCGGCCATTGGCGTCCCAGAACTTGTCAAGGTCCTTAAGCTGCACGTCCGCCTCGGCGATCTGCCCCACGTAGGCGGCGTCGAAGGCCGCAAGGGTAGCGCCGGTGGCCACAAAGCTGGTGCTCAAGGTAAGGACTATGTCGGATTCGTAGAGGGTGCCGTTGGCGGTGTTGAGGTAGAAGTTCCTGAAGTGCACGTCCTTGCCCGCCACGTTGGCAGCCACAACGTTGAAAGCGGCGGTCAGGGTGTAGGCGCCGGTGTCCCAGTTGCCAAACCAGCTGGTGTTGTTGGTGGCGGAGATGGTGACCTGCAGGTCCGCAGTGGCGCTACCGGCCGCAAAGTTCACAACGATCTTGTCGCCAACCGTATAGTTGGTGACAGCGCTTATGGCTATGATACCCTCACCCATAGCGGTGGTTCCAAAAGCGGTCATAGAGGTAGCGGAGAGAGCCGTAGTCTGCAGGATTATGTTCTCGTTGGTGAAGGTGTAGGAATCACCGCTCAGGGACAGGGTGTTCGCCACGCCCCGGAACGTGACAGAGCTGTTGGCGGTGTCCACCGCAACCACTTCGAGGTATATGGAGCCGCCGCCGCCCGCGGCGCTAACGGAGCCGGAAAGGGCGCTGATTATGGACACGCCGGTAGCAGCACCGAAGACCTGCTGGTTATTAATTGGACCACCATCCACGGAGAAGTTATCAGCCGACACCGCAAGGATGGTGAACTTGCCGGCGGGCAGGGAGTCCACCCGGACCTTCTCCACGCCCTTGTTGGTGTTCTTGGTGACGTTCATGATCACGTTCTCGTGCTTGATCTTGAAGATGTCGGTCTTCTGGATCTGGGCGTCACCGGGGTTGGCTATGATGCTTATCTTGTAGTTGCCCTCGGCGCTGTTCTTCTGGCCGAACTGGTCCACGGTCCTGAGGCCGCCCCGGACGAAGGCCTTGGTGGTCAGCTTGTCGGAGGACCAGAGCACCGCGGCGGAGCCGTCCAGCAGCTTCTTCTTGTTGAACTGGGTGGTGCTGGATATACGGTTTATCTCGTCCTTCAGCTGCTCGATCTCGTCCTGGATGTAGCTGCGGTCCTGCTGAGTCAGGGTGTCGTTGGCCGCCTGGACGGACAGCTCCCTCATCCTCTGCAGGATGGAGTGGGTCTCGTTGAGGGCGCCCTCGGCGGTCTGGATCATGGATATGCCGTCCTGGCTGTTGCGCACCGCCTGATCAAGGCCGCGGATCTGAGCCCTCATCTTCTCGCTTATGGCAAGCCCCGCCGCGTCGTCCGCCGCGGAGTTGATCCTAAGACCGGTGGAGAGCTTGTTTATAGACTTCTGAAGGCTGTTGTTGGTGGCGCTGAGGGAGTTGTACGCGAAAAGCGCCGGTATGTTGTGGTAAACTCTCATGTTAATCTACCTCCTTGTGATGTTCCAGGGCGTCCTCCGTGGCGCCCCATGGGTAAGAACAGCTTGAACTAAGAACAAAATCCTTCTTTACTATCTAGCGACGCCGCATCACCTCCTGCTCCCCTTATCGGAAACCGGGGATGATAACTTTAGCGGCTTCACAATGGAAGACCTAACCCTCATCACAAGAAGCAACCGATACTAAGCTAACGTCCATCCCAAGGGACTTGAGGTAATCCAGCCACCTAGGTTCCCACTGGAAGCCCGCCTTGGAAAGCGACTCCCTAATGGAGAAGATGAAGTCAAGCGCCCTTCTTGCAGCCTGGTCAACGCGTGTGTCATCGCACCCCAGGACGTCAAAGGATGTGCGGGCAAGCCATGCAAAATGCGGCACCACATCTCCGGGGTATCGCTCAAGCCCCGCCTCCATCTTCATGACCTCCTCAAAAGCCCTTGGCAAATCCCCATCCATAAGAGCCCTTTGAGCGGAGTTCCTCAGACCCAACAACATCGCCGCAAGATCGTATTCCGCCACCTCACCCACCGCATCCACATACCTACGCTGAGAGGCCAAGACCTCCTGCTTCAACTGGTCTATCCGCTGGGACCACTGGGGCATCACGGACTTGGCACTGTCAAGAAGGGTTACCGCAAGCTCGTGCTGCGGAGCCCTTATCAGGTCGTTGGCCCCCTCGATCAAGGCCCAGTCGATGAAGAAGGAGGCCACCTTCTCCGCCTCCGCCTCCCTTCCCTCCAGCATCCCGTATGCCCTGCCCATGCAGTGCCTGGCCTCAAAGGCCCTGCCCTGTGCGTAGAGGAACTTGGCAGCCATCCAGAGGAGCTCCGGAGAAACTCCCTCCTCCCGCAAAATGTCAACC encodes the following:
- a CDS encoding flagellar protein FlaG, with amino-acid sequence MRDAVESLRLGVGFSNGIEMRHGAFPMDLGNREPQGSKGTDLKGVLSEDVLSEALRKAEETSRIFGRDLKFLYRKEADIYQVEVIDRGEDKVIRKIPPDEVVKLIENINKLLGMLFDDKF
- a CDS encoding aldo/keto reductase gives rise to the protein MKPDPVTRLALGGAQLGLAYGICGAREPSYDRALGVLETALCAGIDMVDTAYLYGTSHRFIGEALARLGTSMKVVTKLPALSPREMEKALRASVEDLKTSGVYGLMLHHGEALLGPQGGSMAAFLAAQRDSGVALKVGFSCYSPEEALDASRIMSPQVIQFPLNPLDQRFLISGGIKRLKDIGTEIHVRSCFLQGLLLMDPQEGSEKVKGAAPFLTRLAERALELNMSPMELALGFCLSIPEVDRVIVGVDSPKQLLEVVSAARSACGRVCAEDLKDLICFEDHVIDPRKWG
- a CDS encoding flagellin, producing MRVYHNIPALFAYNSLSATNNSLQKSINKLSTGLRINSAADDAAGLAISEKMRAQIRGLDQAVRNSQDGISMIQTAEGALNETHSILQRMRELSVQAANDTLTQQDRSYIQDEIEQLKDEINRISSTTQFNKKKLLDGSAAVLWSSDKLTTKAFVRGGLRTVDQFGQKNSAEGNYKISIIANPGDAQIQKTDIFKIKHENVIMNVTKNTNKGVEKVRVDSLPAGKFTILAVSADNFSVDGGPINNQQVFGAATGVSIISALSGSVSAAGGGGSIYLEVVAVDTANSSVTFRGVANTLSLSGDSYTFTNENIILQTTALSATSMTAFGTTAMGEGIIAISAVTNYTVGDKIVVNFAAGSATADLQVTISATNNTSWFGNWDTGAYTLTAAFNVVAANVAGKDVHFRNFYLNTANGTLYESDIVLTLSTSFVATGATLAAFDAAYVGQIAEADVQLKDLDKFWDANGRFLLDDPKDITIVQGDGTKASITLYSTDTLRDVQTKLNNAIAFDLGQAKYLTSDTDKFVTFVGKNDVISGTSQSVQGTFVIRSAIAGKAGELNFSGDEDLIKALSLNVIKKSTENQFRVSVQDAHSGATVVSNAKVTGNVLYGVVHPNVDVEFDAMANVKVSFLNNEFVLSQDTGKIYETKLHLADNTTVFQIGANEKEDMGVNIGDMSARALGVHNILVTDRDSAARSITVIDNAIDRVSKQRAAIGAYQNRLEHTINNLTVAGQNLTAAESRIRDLDMAKEMMNFTRLNILMQAGNSMLAQANQLPQNVLQLLR